Within the Halomonas sp. HL-93 genome, the region GAGCTACTACCTCGTTTTGATAACGTTCTTTCAAGTTCGCCATTTTGCTACCCGACTCGCGTTAGGCGTCGATCTGCGTCTGCGTCGACTTGTAGATACGTACCTTGGTACCGTCTTCCTTCACTTGGAAGCCGACGCGATCCGCCTTACCGGTCTCCGAATTGAAGATGGCTACGTTGGACGCGTGAATCGGAGCCTCACGCTCGACGATACCGCCCTGATTTCCCGCCATGGGATTCGGCTTGGTGTGACGTTTAATCATGTTCACACCGGACACCAAGAAACGGTTTTCAAGTACCCGCTTAACAGTGCCACGCTTGCCTTTATCCTTTCCGGCGATGACGATGACTTCATCGTCACGTTTGATTTTTTGCATATCCGCCTCGCTCCTTACAGCACTTCAGGCGCTAAGGAAATGATCTTCATGAACTTTTCGTTACGAAGCTCACGAGTAACCGGCCCGAAAATACGCGTACCGATTGGCTGTTCGTTGGTGTTGTTCAACAAAACCGCCGCATTTCCATCGAAACGGATCAGCGAACCGTCGCTACGACGGACGCCACTACGGGTGCGAACCACCACCGCTTTTAGTACCTGGCCTTTTTTGACCTTGCCACGCGGAATGGCTTCTTTCACCGTAACCTTGATGACGTCACCAACGCGAGCGTAGCGACGGTGTGAACCGCCTAACACCTTGATGCATTGCACCCGGCGCGCTCCGCTGTTGTCGGCGACATCCAGCATTGTCTGAGTCTGAATCATCGGTTTTCTCCAAACCTAATCTGACTGCACTGGTTAAACAGGCACATGGATTAACCCTTGGCCTGCTCGACCACCTCGACCAGCGTCCAGGCTTTCTTTTTGGAAAGCGGACGGCACTCCTGAATGGAAACCGTATCGCCTGCCTTAGCCTGGTTCGCCTCATCATGGGCGTGCAGCTTGGTGGAGCGCTTAACGTATTTTCCGTAGATCGGGTGACGCTCACGACGCTCGATCATTACGACGATGGATTTTTCCATCTTGTCGCTCACCACCTTGCCGGTGAGCGTACGTGCTTTTTTCTCTTCGGCCATCTCAATCACCTGCCTTCTCGTTGAGCACAGTCTTCACACGGGCAATATCCCGACGGACCTGCTTGAGCAGATGAGTCTGGCTCAGTTGGCCAGTGGCCTTCTGCATGCGCAGGTTGAACTGCTCTCGGAGTAGCTCGAGGAGCTGCTCATGGAGCTCTCCTGCGGACTTTTCACGAATTTCCTGGGCTTTCATCACATCACCGTCCGTTTCGCAAAGGTGGTGGATATGGGCATTTTCTGTGCCGCGAGCTCAAACGCTTCACGTGCAAGCTCTTCAGGCACACCCTCGATCTCGTACAGGACCCGACCCGGCTGGATCTGGGCTACCCAGTATTCGACGGAGCCTTTACCTTTACCCATACGAACTTCGAGCGGCTTCTTGGAGATCGGCTTGTCAGGGAAGACGCGGATCCAAATCTTACCGCCACGTTTAACGTGACGTGTGATCGCACGACGGCCGGCTTCGATCTGGCGCGCAGTAATGCGGCCGCGACCGGTAGCTTTCAGACCGTATTCCCCGAAGCTGATCTTGCTTCCGCGATGCGCCAAGCCACGGTTGCGGCCTTTCTGCATCTTGCGGAATTTCATACGCTTGGGCTGTAACATCGACTCGCTCTCCCCTTACCTGGAACCTTTTTTCTTGGGCGCGTTGCCGGCAGGCTGCTGTTGCTTAGCCTTGGCACGTACTTCCTCGATACCGCCGAGGATTTCACCCTTGAAGATCCACACTTTGACGCCGATAACGCCGTAGGTGGTGTGAGCTTCGTAAGTGGCGTAGTCGATGTCCGCACGCAACGTGTGCAGCGGAACGCGACCTTCGCGGTACCATTCGGTACGTGCGATTTCAGCACCACCCAGACGACCTGACAGCTGAATCTTGATGCCGCCAGCGCCAAGACGCATTGCGTTTTGTACCGCACGCTTCATGGCGCGACGGAACATCACGCGACGCTCAAGTTGGCCCGCTACGTTAGCAGCGACGAGCTTGGCGTCTAGTTCCGGCTTGCGAACTTCTTCAATGTTCACGTGAACAGGAACACCCATCATTTCAGTGAGATCACGACGCAGACGGTCGACATCTTCACCTTTTTTGCCAATCACGATACCCGGACGGGCAGTGTGAATGGTGATGCGGGCGTTGTTCGCCGGACGCTCGATGTGAATACGGCTAACGGAGGCGTTTTTAAGACGCTGTTCCAGGAAGCTACGCACTTCGAGATCGTTATTGAGCTTATCGGCATAGGCGCCGCGCTCGGCATACCAGACAGAAGCATGGTCTTTGACGATGCCCAGTCGAATGCCTGTTGGATTGACTTTCTGACCCATCGGTCGACTCCTACTTCTCGGCTACCTTGACGGTGATGTGGCAGGTGCGCTTCAAGATACGATCCGCCCGCCCCTTGGCGCGCGGCTTGATACGCTTGAGCGTCATGCCCTCATCGACGCAGATGGTCGAGACACGCAGCTCGTCAATATCCATGCCGTTATTTTCTTCCGCGTTTGCAATAGCGGACTGAAGCACTTTTTTGACCAATTGGGCAGCCTTCTTCGGTGAGAAGGTCAGCAGGTCGAGTGCTTCGGCGACAGGTTTACCGCGCACCTGGTCAGCCACCAAACGGGCCTTCTGGGCGGATAAACGAGCGCCACGCAGCTTAGCTGTGACTTCCATCTCTCAATCCTCTTTGGCTTACCGTTTGGCTTTCTTGTCCGCTACGTGCCCGCGATAAGTGCGAGTGGCAGCGAATTCGCCTAGCTTGTGACCAACCATTTCCTCGGAGACGTGCACCGGGACGTGTTGGCGACCGTTGTGGACTGCGATGGTCAAACCCACCATGTTTGGCAGGATCATTGAACGACGCGACCAAGTCTTGATCGGTTTGCGATCGTTCTTTTCCACTGCAGCCTCTACCTTCTTCAAAAGATGAAGGTCAATAAACGGACCTTTCTTTAGTGAACGTGGCACAGCCGTTACCCCTTAATGTCTTGGCAATTTCAATCAGTTACGAGCCTTACGGCGACGTACGATCAGCTTGTCGGTGCGCTTGTTCTTACGCGTCTTGTAACCCTTGGTCGGCACACCCCATGGGGTAACCGGGTTACGACCACCACTAGTACGGCCTTCACCGCCACCGTGCGGGTGATCGACAGGGTTCATCGCGACACCGCGAACCGTCGGACGCACACCTCTCCAGCGCTTCGCACCGGCCTTGCCAAGTTGACGTAGGCTGTGCTCGGAGTTGCTCACTTCACCCAAGGTCGCACGGCACTCGGCCAATACCTTACGCATTTCGCCAGAGCGAAGACGCAGGGTGGCATAGTTACCTTCACGAGCGACCAACTGAGCGCTAGTACCGGCACTGCGAGCAATCTGCGCGCCTTTACCCGGCTTCAGTTCAATACCGTGAACGGTAGAACCGAGCGGGATGTTACGCAGCGGCAAGGCATTGCCTTTCTTGATGGGCGCGTTAACACCAGATTCCAGCACGTCACCCGCGCTGACACCTTTCGGCGCAATGATGTAACGACGCTCGCCATCGGCGTATTTCAGCAGTGCAATGTGCGCACTGCGGTTCGGGTCGTGCTCCAGACGCTCAACGGTGGCAGGAACGCCATCCTTGGTGCGTTTGAAGTCGATCAACCGATAGTGGTGACGGTGACCACCGCCCACGTGGCGGGTGGTGATGCGACCGTAGTTATTACGGCCACCGGACTTGGACTGTTTTTCCAAAAGCGGTGCATAAGCACGGCCTTTGTACAGTTCCTCGCCAACGATCTTGACGACGTGGCGACGACCGGCGGATGTGGGTTTGGTCTTGACGATTGCCATTATCCGTACTCCTGCCCTTATTCGGCGCCAGAGAAGTCTTCGAGCGTTTCACCCGCGGCGAGGGTCACATACGCTTTACGGTAACCCTTACGCAAGCCAACGCCGTTTGCAGTACGCTTGGTTTTACCCTTGACGTTCAGTACCTGAACGCTGCCGACCTTCTTGCCGAACAGTACTTCAACGGCCTTCTTGATCTCGGGTTTGGTAGCATCGGTTGCCACCTTGAAAACGTACTGGTTGCGCTCGGCAGCCATCGCGGCCTTCTCGGTCACGTGCGGTCCAAGCAGAACCTTGAATACGCGTTCCTGGTTCATGCCAGCTTCTCCTCGAATTTACGCAGGGCGGAGACGGTGACCAGGACCTTATCAAAGGCAACCAGGCTCACCGGGTCAGCAGCCGCAACGTCCACCACATCAACATGGGGAAGGTTGCGCGCGGCTAAATAGAGCTTTTCATCAACTTCTTCAGTGACGATCAACACTTTTTCAAGGTTGAGCTCTTTCAGCTTGGCAGCGACCTGCTTGGTTTTCGGCGCTTCGACGTTGAACTCTTCAACCGCGACCAGGCGCTCTTGACGTACCAGCTCTGACAAGATGGAACGCATGGCAGCGCGATACATCTTGCGGTTCACCTTCTGGGTGTAGTCTTGCGGACGCGCCGCGAAGGTGACGCCGCCGCTACGCCATAGCGGAGAGCGGATAGTACCAGCACGAGCACGGCCAGTACCTTTCTGACGCCATGGCTTTTTACCACCACCACGAACGTCGGAACGGTTCTTTTGAGCGCGGGTGCCCTGACGACCACCAGCCAAATAGGCAGTGACGACCTGGTGAACCAGCGCTTCGTTGAATTCTTTGCCAAAGGTGGCGTCGGCTACTTCAACGGTACCCGCGCCTGCAGCAAGATTCAGATTCATTGGTAATTATCCCCTTCAGCCAGCTTTCACGGCGCTGCGAACGATAACGTCACTACCGGTTGCACCCGGTACGGCGCCTTTAATCAGCAGCAGGTTACGCTCGGCGTCGACACGGACGATCTCTAGGCTCTGCACGGTGCAACGGGCGTTACCCATTTGACCGGCCATCTTTTTGCCTTTGAAAACGCGACCCGGGGTCTGACACATACCGATAGAACCCGGCGCACGATGCGACAGAGAGTTACCGTGAGTCATGTCTTGGGTACGGAAATTCCAGCGCTTAACAGCACCCTGGAAGCCTTTACCCTTAGAGGTACCGGTCACGTCGATCATCTGACCAGCTTCGAAGAGGGATACGGTGAGTTCGCCGCCAACTTCAGGAGCCTCCTCGCCATCTTCAAGGCGAAACTCCATCAGTGAACGACCAGCCTCAACACCTGCTTTAGCAAATTGACCCGCCTGGGCTTTGCTGAGGTGCTTGGCCTTACGAGAGCCAGTTGTTACCTGAACCGCTGCGTAGCCGTCAGACTCGACAGACTTAACGCGTGTAACACGGTTAGGATCAACTTCAATAACGGTTACGGGCACGGATGCGCCGTCTTCGGTAAAGACACGAGTCATCCCGGCCTTTTTACCGACTAAACCGATAGTCATTCTCAGTTCTCCTATAGTGTACGGGGCTATCACCCGCTATGGCTGCCCTTTCCAGAGCATTCCACTAGCACGTTGTGTAGCGCCTCACGGCGCGGCGGCTGCTGCTCAATGATTTTCGTAATGAGCGCTGGGCCGCAAGTGTCTAGTGTAATTAGTCGAGCTTGATTTGCACGTCTACGCCAGCGGCGAGGTCGAGCTTCATCAGCGCATCAACGGTTTTCTCGGTCGGCTCAACGATGTCGAGCACACGCTTGTGCGTACGAATCTCATACTGGTCACGCGCATCTTTGTTGACGTGCGGCGAGATCAGAATGGTGTAGCGCTCGCGGTTGGTCGGCAGCGGAATCGGTCCACGAACCTGAGCACCAGTACGCTTAGCGGTTTCAACGATCTCCGCTGTGGACTGATCGATCAGGCGATGGTCGAACGCTTTCAACCGAATGCGAATCTTTTGGTTCTGCATTTGCCCTAAACTCCAATGGATGTCGACGGCGCGAGCCGTCTACCCACGCATTCAAAGGATGCGCATTATAGGCACGCCAAAAGCCCATGTCAAACATTTGCTAAGGGTGCGCAGAAAAGGGGGCTCTAACGAGCCCCCTTTCACATTCAGACAGACAACTTACTGAATGATTTTGGCCACAACACCAGCGCCGACGGTACGACCGCCTTCACGAATCGCGAAGCGCAGGCCGTCGTCCATGGCGATCGGAGCGATCAGGGTAACAACCATTTTCACGTTGTCGCCCGGCATGACCATCTCAACGCCTTCCGGCAGTTCACAGGTACCGGTGACGTCTGTGGTACGGAAGTAGAACTGCGGACGGTAGCCCTTGAAGAAAGGCGTGTGACGACCACCTTCTTCTTTGGACAGTACGTAAACTTCTGCTTCGAAGGTAGTGTGCGGGTTGATGGTGCCGGTCTTCGCCAGAACCTGTCCACGCTCTACGTCATCACGCTTGGTACCACGCAGCAGCGCACCCACGTTCTCACCTGCACGACCTTCGTCGAGCAGCTTACGGAACATTTCAACGCCGGTAACGGTGGTTTTAGTGGTGTCGCGGATACCTACGATTTCCACTTC harbors:
- the rplN gene encoding 50S ribosomal protein L14, with the protein product MIQTQTMLDVADNSGARRVQCIKVLGGSHRRYARVGDVIKVTVKEAIPRGKVKKGQVLKAVVVRTRSGVRRSDGSLIRFDGNAAVLLNNTNEQPIGTRIFGPVTRELRNEKFMKIISLAPEVL
- the rplC gene encoding 50S ribosomal protein L3, encoding MTIGLVGKKAGMTRVFTEDGASVPVTVIEVDPNRVTRVKSVESDGYAAVQVTTGSRKAKHLSKAQAGQFAKAGVEAGRSLMEFRLEDGEEAPEVGGELTVSLFEAGQMIDVTGTSKGKGFQGAVKRWNFRTQDMTHGNSLSHRAPGSIGMCQTPGRVFKGKKMAGQMGNARCTVQSLEIVRVDAERNLLLIKGAVPGATGSDVIVRSAVKAG
- the rpsQ gene encoding 30S ribosomal protein S17, with amino-acid sequence MAEEKKARTLTGKVVSDKMEKSIVVMIERRERHPIYGKYVKRSTKLHAHDEANQAKAGDTVSIQECRPLSKKKAWTLVEVVEQAKG
- the rpsC gene encoding 30S ribosomal protein S3 — translated: MGQKVNPTGIRLGIVKDHASVWYAERGAYADKLNNDLEVRSFLEQRLKNASVSRIHIERPANNARITIHTARPGIVIGKKGEDVDRLRRDLTEMMGVPVHVNIEEVRKPELDAKLVAANVAGQLERRVMFRRAMKRAVQNAMRLGAGGIKIQLSGRLGGAEIARTEWYREGRVPLHTLRADIDYATYEAHTTYGVIGVKVWIFKGEILGGIEEVRAKAKQQQPAGNAPKKKGSR
- the rplD gene encoding 50S ribosomal protein L4 is translated as MNLNLAAGAGTVEVADATFGKEFNEALVHQVVTAYLAGGRQGTRAQKNRSDVRGGGKKPWRQKGTGRARAGTIRSPLWRSGGVTFAARPQDYTQKVNRKMYRAAMRSILSELVRQERLVAVEEFNVEAPKTKQVAAKLKELNLEKVLIVTEEVDEKLYLAARNLPHVDVVDVAAADPVSLVAFDKVLVTVSALRKFEEKLA
- the rplX gene encoding 50S ribosomal protein L24, translated to MQKIKRDDEVIVIAGKDKGKRGTVKRVLENRFLVSGVNMIKRHTKPNPMAGNQGGIVEREAPIHASNVAIFNSETGKADRVGFQVKEDGTKVRIYKSTQTQIDA
- the rplW gene encoding 50S ribosomal protein L23; the encoded protein is MNQERVFKVLLGPHVTEKAAMAAERNQYVFKVATDATKPEIKKAVEVLFGKKVGSVQVLNVKGKTKRTANGVGLRKGYRKAYVTLAAGETLEDFSGAE
- the rplP gene encoding 50S ribosomal protein L16; this translates as MLQPKRMKFRKMQKGRNRGLAHRGSKISFGEYGLKATGRGRITARQIEAGRRAITRHVKRGGKIWIRVFPDKPISKKPLEVRMGKGKGSVEYWVAQIQPGRVLYEIEGVPEELAREAFELAAQKMPISTTFAKRTVM
- the rpsS gene encoding 30S ribosomal protein S19 translates to MPRSLKKGPFIDLHLLKKVEAAVEKNDRKPIKTWSRRSMILPNMVGLTIAVHNGRQHVPVHVSEEMVGHKLGEFAATRTYRGHVADKKAKR
- the rpsJ gene encoding 30S ribosomal protein S10, with translation MQNQKIRIRLKAFDHRLIDQSTAEIVETAKRTGAQVRGPIPLPTNRERYTILISPHVNKDARDQYEIRTHKRVLDIVEPTEKTVDALMKLDLAAGVDVQIKLD
- the rplV gene encoding 50S ribosomal protein L22, which gives rise to MEVTAKLRGARLSAQKARLVADQVRGKPVAEALDLLTFSPKKAAQLVKKVLQSAIANAEENNGMDIDELRVSTICVDEGMTLKRIKPRAKGRADRILKRTCHITVKVAEK
- the rplB gene encoding 50S ribosomal protein L2 → MAIVKTKPTSAGRRHVVKIVGEELYKGRAYAPLLEKQSKSGGRNNYGRITTRHVGGGHRHHYRLIDFKRTKDGVPATVERLEHDPNRSAHIALLKYADGERRYIIAPKGVSAGDVLESGVNAPIKKGNALPLRNIPLGSTVHGIELKPGKGAQIARSAGTSAQLVAREGNYATLRLRSGEMRKVLAECRATLGEVSNSEHSLRQLGKAGAKRWRGVRPTVRGVAMNPVDHPHGGGEGRTSGGRNPVTPWGVPTKGYKTRKNKRTDKLIVRRRKARN
- the rpmC gene encoding 50S ribosomal protein L29 encodes the protein MKAQEIREKSAGELHEQLLELLREQFNLRMQKATGQLSQTHLLKQVRRDIARVKTVLNEKAGD